CGCAGTCAACGCATTCGTCAGCGTTGCTAGCCCACCTTGATTGTCGTACCCGCGTTGAATCGACGTTCCATTCGCGAACGTGAGGGTGGTAGCCCGGCTCAGGTCGTCATAGGTGTACGTTGCGAGTGCTGTGCTTCCGTTCTCCTTGATCACACTCGGCCGATTCAACGCATCGTAGCTGGTAGTCGTATTGAACCCATCCGGCCACGTCGTCTGGGTCCGATTTCCTGCGGCATCGTACTGGAAATTGAGCGTTCTTCCCCCCGCCGTCGTGTTGAGCAATCGACCTGCGTTGTCCCAAGCATAGGACACCGCGTAACTGCCGTTCGCGTACTGCGACGCGGTGCGTAGTCCGCGCAGGTCATAACCGAACTGAACATTGTTAGCGCTGCTCGGATAGGTACGTGCGGTCAGGCGGTTCAGGTTATCCCAGGTCTGGGTGATCGTGCCCCCGCTACGTCTGCGGATGGTAACCACGTTCCCGTTCGGATCGTAGGTATAGCCGTCGTAATCATTGCTGTTCGCCGAGCCTGGTGTGTTGGCCAGCGGGTAGTATCGGTTCGTCAGACGGTCGAAACCATTGTATGCATAGACGGTCAGATTGTTCTTCGCATCAGCGCTCGAATTGAGTTTACCGTTCGGCGTATAGGTGTATTGCACATAGTTCTGTTGCTGCGCCGTGCCTGTCGCTTTCTGGATGGTGTTGATCGAATCGTCGACGTTGTACACCGTCGTCGTCACTCTGTTCCCCCCGTCTGCAGCGGCAAGATACTGCGTTTGCTGATATGGCCGATCGAGATCGTCATATGCCGTGTCGGTGATCGGCACTGGTGCTGCCTCTGTTGGGCAAGTCGTCGCCGATGCAGTCAGCGAAGGGCCCCATGCCCGGATAACTTTTCCTGTCGCACTGTACCGCGAGCAGTTTGTCAACCATTGAGCGCCGATCTGCCGGGCGACAGCAATTGGCCGGCCGTCCGCATCATAGGTGGTCTGAGTTTGCTTCCCCAGCGCATCCGTGACCACGGTCGGGCGCCGTTCGCTGTCGTAGCTAGTCGTCACCGTATCGGTCACGTCAGTACGCGGCCCGTCCACCACGGTCAGGTTGCCGATGTCGTCATAGGTGTACGTGGTCGTGAGATTCAGTGTTCCCGTGCCGGCGTCGACTGTCGTGGTCGCGGGCACTTCGTGGTGCGCCCAATCATAGGTCCGCGTCGTCGCAGTGGAATTCGATGCGCTCGTCTTGACCGTCGTCTTCCACAAGAGATACATCGTCGGGAAGCCCGTCGGTGTCCAGGAATAGTAATCATAGGCTGTCCATGGCGCTACCCCGCTCGCGTCAACCGGCGAGGTAACGGTCGCGATGTCGCCCCAGGGCGCATAGGTGTACGTCGTGGCATTGCCTCGCGCATCGGTTTCAGTTGCAACCTTGTTGTAGGCACTCTCATAGGTGAAGCTTCGAGTGAGCGGTGCGAGACCTGAGCCGGATGGTGCGAACTGCGTGATCGACTTCACGTTCTGCGTGCAGCGTTTCTCCGAGCTCGCACAGGATGCATCGTCGTACGTGTACGAGAAGCCATTCCCCTGAGGCAAAGTCTTGGTAATCAGCCGCCCCTGTCCGTCGTAAGCGAATTGGGTGACGTTGAACAGCGGATCCGCTTGCTGCAACACATTCCCGAGCACATCGAGATAGCTGAGCCTCGTGATACCACCCGGCGCAGATTCAAGAGCTCGCGATCCAGCGAAATAGTAGCTGTATGTCTTGCCTCGCGCGTTCGTCTGCGTTTGGACTCGTCCAAGGCTGTCATAGACGTTCGTCACGCCGGCGGTGGACGGGAAGCTCGGATAAAAGATTTGCGTTATCTGACCGGGCAACCCATAGCCGTATGTCGTGCTCTTCGACAACGTGTCGGTGAAGGTCGTCAGATTGCCATTCGCGTCGTAGCCATATTGAACCGTTCGAGCGCCGTCAGAGACCTGGCTAATCCGTCCGTTCGTATAGCTGAAATTTAGTGTGCGCCAGAAGCCGTTGCTGACGCTGGTCAAGTTGCTTCCGGTGTAGCTGTAGTTGACCTGCGTGCCGTTGGCGTCTTTGTAGGTATCGATGTTCCCCGACGAATTGAAGTGCATCGAGTTATGGTGAACGGTGTCGTACGTGTAAGTGCCATCCCCGTTCAGTATCAGCTTCGAAGAATTCCCCGGGGGTGGGTTGAAACTACCGTCCGGCAACTTCACGAACACCTCGCCATTCAGACCTTGTGTGACGATCACGGTATTGTTGATCAGCTGATCGCCGAACCACCGTTGCCCCAAAGTCGCAATGACCAATTTTTCAATCGGGTGTGACGCATCAGTAAGCAGATCCGACGACGCCTTCATCTCGACCAACGCGGCTACCGCATCGAGCGCTGAATCTTCCCCCATTCCCTGATAACCGTCGGAATTTACCTTTGCGGTCACGCTGAAGTTGTGAGCCCAGCCCTTCCCAAGCACACTGTCCTGATTCTTGGCGCTCGAACTATATATGCGGCTGAAGGTGAGGCGCTGCGGAAAGAGGCCCACACCTGACGATAGGTCATCGCGGCTGTACGTAAAATTCCCGGCCGCCAGGCCGATGGGGTCGGCAACGAAATTGAATGGCTCGCCTTGGAGAGACGTCCCACCTTGGAGAGACGGCGCAAATCGGAAGCTGCCATCGCTTAGGACGGTCACCGGAAGGTTGTACATCGAAGGCGGAAACGGCGACGCGACCTGCGCCAACGGGGAAAGGGTGGAGAGAAACTGACCCAGGGTCATGTATCCTCCGGCGAGGTTCCCCGTGATCAACGCACCCAGAAATACGGGGCTCTGCACGTAGTAGCCAGCACCCGTCCAGCTGTTCTCAGTCAGATCACAGTGTTGCGGCAAAACCAGGCTGAACCCGCTAGACAGGTAAGAACTGAAGGTGCCGTAGTAAGCGCTGCAATTCACCAAATTCGGTTGAACGGCGGTAGCATAGTTTGCCGATGTTGCGTTGTAGATCGGCTGCCCGGCCGCCGCAGCCGTATCGATCAACTTCACCGTAGACGCCGCTGAAACAGAACTGATCTGTTGCACAACAGTCGATTCCAAAATGCTCGAGTGCATCCCCTGTAGGAAAAAGGCCATGGTCTCGCTATTCGAGTCACCAGAGACGCTCGCCACTGAAAATGTGCCGCCGGGCAGGTCCACGTAGGAGGACGCACCGGTATAACCTGCAACACCGATATCGTGATGAACCAGGAACGTGGTGTTGGACAAGCGCTCGCTTAGGGACTGCATCCGAGATGTTTGGCCAAGCCAATGTGCGGCGACAACAGCCAAAGTGGTTCCCCCCACCGCCTCCGATGTGTCGGCCGCGCCCGCCGCTCGAAGGTTGCCGAGCGCGGTTTGATAATAGTTCGGCAGGCCACGACCGGTCGGTCCCCACGCATTCGCAATCGTGAACACGTTTCCGGGTTTCGCGACAATCGTTTGATTGATGGTCAGGTTTGCAGCTGTCGTAGCATATGCGTTGTGCGTCGCTGTAAGGGTGAGGATCGTGGACGCACCAGAAGGAGGGGCCGTGCCAGGACTTCCCACTGCAGAACCGTCGAGGGTGAGGATCGGCTGATTAGTAGAGTTGTACGTGATGGTTAGCCGATGACCGTAGATCGCATCCGACGAGTAGGTCTGATCGATCCCCTGATATTGGATCCGCAAAGTCGGCTTCATGGATATCGGAACATCCGTCTGATCCTGAAGCGCATAGACCGTGTTTTGCAGCGGTGGCGATGTGTAGTGCGGAATCGCCCCGTAGATCAGATCGATTGATTTGCCGCCAACCACATCGTCGACCGTAGCCGCTGGCATGTTCGATCGCAAATACGTCGCGAGGTTATTGGCGTAGGTCGTCAGGTTGTTTCGAATGTTCGTGCGATTGATGTTCTGTGCATAGTCCGCGGTGATCGTCGCTCCGCTCTTCGCCGAATTCAGGAACGTCGGTGCGTCGTAGCCTGTCGTGCTCGAACTGGCGAGATTGATGCCGGTCTTGAATGAATGAGTTTTGTAGCTCGGATCGAAATAGTAGGTCGTACCGTTGATGACCGTCTTTACCCAGACGTGCCCCACTGACACGTCAACCAGTGCAGATGTGTTACCAGGACACTGCCCGGGACTCACTGCCGTCGCCCCATAGATTGGAAATCCGCCGTCGCCTAGCAGCTTCAGGATTCCACAAACATTTGATGTATCGACGCCGTAAAGCGTGTTGAATTGTGCTGCCGTGTACTTGATCACCCCTGTCGTGAAGCTCGCTGTATAGCCGGATGCTCGGAGGAGATCGACCATCAACATCGCTTGATCATAGACGGTCCCCTGATTGTCCAGCACGGCGCCAAATGAGCCCTTCTGAGTACCGTATACCGGATACACCTCGACGTTGTTGCGAACGTATTGATAGATGACGTCCGGGTTATAGTTGAGTGCGCGAGCAAGTTCGGCAATCGATGCCGGCCCTTGAGGACTTCCGTTGCCGCCCGCACTCATGACGTTGGCACGTGCGCTGCGCGTGGACGGTGCAACGGTTTTCGTATTGACCGCTGCGCCTTGATTGACGTTCGGCGGGAGGACGACTCGCGAGCGGGATTGCTCCCACTCTTTACCGGAGATCGGAAACATATTGACTGCATTTCTCCCCGGCCCCTGCGCATTAGCGAGTGCCGAAATATCCTCCGGAGAATACGCAATCGCAGGCTTCCCGCTCACGAAGGTCACCGGCTGCCCGACGCCAGAGGGAGGTGGCTCCTTTCCAACGTAGTGCTTCGAAGACTTCGGTGCAGTCGGCTGTGCACCCAACATCCAATCCGCTGGCACCTTTTTGGCGGTTGGTGGCAAGGCGGATTGAATAGGGCTAGCAAGAGTGTGAGATCCGAGAGCCATCAGGGCACTCAGAAGGAAGACACGCACTGACTGCCGGAAATCGACGCGCGGAAACGTGGGCATTACATCGGTAATCCCCCCGCTTTTAACGCGAGTCAGAAGTAGAGACTATGCCGCGGCCATGAGCCGCTGTTTCGGCGTCACGCCGCCAAGGCCCATGTTAGGGCGCTCGTGATTGTATTGCCACATCCACTCGGTTGCGAAGTGCTGCACGTGCGCGAGGTCGTCCCAGTAGTACTGCGATAGCCATTCATAGCGCACTGTCCGGTTGAATCGCTCCACGTAGGCGTTCTGCTGCGGCTTGCCAGGCTGGATGTAGTTCAATGAAATGCCCTGTCTGGTGGCCCACTGCGTGATCGCATCGCTCAAATACTCTGGACCGTTGTCGCAGCGTAACGCCATCGGTTTTCCCCGCCAGCCGATGATCTGCTCCAGTGACCGAATGACGCGCGCCGAGGGCAACGAGAAGTCGATCTCGATTCCCAATGCTTCTCGGTTGAAGTCGTCGATCACGTTGAACAGCCGGATACTGCGGCCGTCCTTCAACTGATCGTGCATGAAATCCATCGACCATACCGCATTCACCGACGCCGGCACGATCAGCGGCTCCGGCGCCTGCCGTACGAGCCGCTTGCGCGGCTTGATGCGCAGGTTCAACTCCAGTTCTCGATAAATCCGGTACACGCGCTTGTGGTTCCAGCCGAAGCCCTTCACGTTGCGCAGATACAGGAAACACAGCCCGAAGCCCCAGTTGCGATGATTGTCGGTCAGCCGTAGCAGCCAATCGGCAATCTGTTCGTTCTCCGCATTGCGCTGCCGCTCATAGCGGTAGCACGTTTGGCTTATGCCAAATGCCTCGCATGCAAGCCGGATCGACACACCCCGGCTCGCTACTGCTTCTCTGGCCATCTCGCGGCGGGTAGATGGCCTCAGTCTTTTTTTGCTAGCGCCTCCGCGACGATCTCCGCCTTGATCTTCTCTTCGACATACATCTTGCGCAGTCGCGCGTTCTCCGCTTCCAGCTCCTTCATCTTGGCCATCAGCGACACGTCCATCCCGCCGTACTTGCTGCGCCAGTTGTAGAAGGTCGCCGTGCTAACGCCCAGCTCCCGACAAATCTCCGGCACCGCCACCCCAGCTTCCGCGCGCTTGAGCGCTTCCATGATCTGGCTATCCGTGAACTTCGACTTCTTCATCGCGTAGAACTCCCTTTGCTGGAAATTCTACTTCTGATCCCGCCTACTGAACGGGGGTATTACCCATCCCCCGATAGGATTCTAAATACTTCGAACTACGAAATTAGATGAGCTGTTGTTGCGTGCTATGTGCTGTGACTGCTTACCTCGCTATGGGGATGTGGTGGAGACGGACGTTCGGTTTCCCGCTGCGTCGTAGTTGTAGGTAACCGTTGTGGTAGTGGAGCCGTTATTGAAAACGGCCTTTGTCAACCGGCCCAGCGGGTCGTACGTATAGGTGATGGAGCCGGACGTTGCGATAGCACTGACAACCACTAACGCCAGGGCTATAGTCCCTCGAATGAAACGGTGCATGACTCGTTCGCCATGGCGAACGCCAAGCTCGAATTTCGGACGACGCATATTGCCCCCGGGTGCATCCGTTGTAATCGTTTGTCGCAACGCGCTTAAGGCAAGAAAGTGGAACTTTCCCTACGCCTGTTTTGCACTTCGGCTCTCAGAATTTCTTTTCTGAAACATTTTGAAATAAACATATCAAAGCATTTCGTTCCCCGATACCTAGGGTATACGCCCAAACAAACGGAGGCTTCGTCCAGTACCTAGTCTAGAGCCGTGCGCCGCGTGCTCGGGTTCGGTACTCTGGGGCCCACGCCGTTCGATTGGTTCTCGCATATCCTCGCAGCTACCGCAGGACGCAAGACACCGCGGCGCTGCGGTGCTCCCGTGTCGACATCGACGGGAGCACATTGGATTCGGCGATCGAAGGGCCGACAACGTCGGCGCCCGTGCGTCTCGGCTTCTCGCTGTTGCGCGGCATGCGCGAGGACGTCGCCGGCCGCATCGAGCTCGCACGCGCAGCGCGCCCGTTCGTCGACGTCGCGGACCTCGCGCGCCGTGCGCAGCTCGATCGGCACGACCTGCAGGTGCTCGCGGGTGCGAACGCACTTCGCTCGCTCGCCGGCGATAACCGACGCGACGCGCTCTGGCTGGCTGCCCCCGCCGTGCCTGATCGAGATCTGCTGCGCGGCACCGAATGTGACGACGCGGTGCCGGCATTGCCTCGGGCATCGGAGGGTCACGAGATCGTGACGGACTATCGCGCGATGGGCTTCACGCTCGGCCGGCACCCGCTGGCGCAGCTGCGCGATCGCCTCGCGCTGGATCACCTGCAGTCTGCCGAGCAGCTCGCAACGCTGCGCAGCGGGCAGCTCGCGCGCGCGTGCGGAGTG
This window of the Burkholderia contaminans genome carries:
- a CDS encoding RHS repeat-associated core domain-containing protein, which translates into the protein MSGKPAIAYSPEDISALANAQGPGRNAVNMFPISGKEWEQSRSRVVLPPNVNQGAAVNTKTVAPSTRSARANVMSAGGNGSPQGPASIAELARALNYNPDVIYQYVRNNVEVYPVYGTQKGSFGAVLDNQGTVYDQAMLMVDLLRASGYTASFTTGVIKYTAAQFNTLYGVDTSNVCGILKLLGDGGFPIYGATAVSPGQCPGNTSALVDVSVGHVWVKTVINGTTYYFDPSYKTHSFKTGINLASSSTTGYDAPTFLNSAKSGATITADYAQNINRTNIRNNLTTYANNLATYLRSNMPAATVDDVVGGKSIDLIYGAIPHYTSPPLQNTVYALQDQTDVPISMKPTLRIQYQGIDQTYSSDAIYGHRLTITYNSTNQPILTLDGSAVGSPGTAPPSGASTILTLTATHNAYATTAANLTINQTIVAKPGNVFTIANAWGPTGRGLPNYYQTALGNLRAAGAADTSEAVGGTTLAVVAAHWLGQTSRMQSLSERLSNTTFLVHHDIGVAGYTGASSYVDLPGGTFSVASVSGDSNSETMAFFLQGMHSSILESTVVQQISSVSAASTVKLIDTAAAAGQPIYNATSANYATAVQPNLVNCSAYYGTFSSYLSSGFSLVLPQHCDLTENSWTGAGYYVQSPVFLGALITGNLAGGYMTLGQFLSTLSPLAQVASPFPPSMYNLPVTVLSDGSFRFAPSLQGGTSLQGEPFNFVADPIGLAAGNFTYSRDDLSSGVGLFPQRLTFSRIYSSSAKNQDSVLGKGWAHNFSVTAKVNSDGYQGMGEDSALDAVAALVEMKASSDLLTDASHPIEKLVIATLGQRWFGDQLINNTVIVTQGLNGEVFVKLPDGSFNPPPGNSSKLILNGDGTYTYDTVHHNSMHFNSSGNIDTYKDANGTQVNYSYTGSNLTSVSNGFWRTLNFSYTNGRISQVSDGARTVQYGYDANGNLTTFTDTLSKSTTYGYGLPGQITQIFYPSFPSTAGVTNVYDSLGRVQTQTNARGKTYSYYFAGSRALESAPGGITRLSYLDVLGNVLQQADPLFNVTQFAYDGQGRLITKTLPQGNGFSYTYDDASCASSEKRCTQNVKSITQFAPSGSGLAPLTRSFTYESAYNKVATETDARGNATTYTYAPWGDIATVTSPVDASGVAPWTAYDYYSWTPTGFPTMYLLWKTTVKTSASNSTATTRTYDWAHHEVPATTTVDAGTGTLNLTTTYTYDDIGNLTVVDGPRTDVTDTVTTSYDSERRPTVVTDALGKQTQTTYDADGRPIAVARQIGAQWLTNCSRYSATGKVIRAWGPSLTASATTCPTEAAPVPITDTAYDDLDRPYQQTQYLAAADGGNRVTTTVYNVDDSINTIQKATGTAQQQNYVQYTYTPNGKLNSSADAKNNLTVYAYNGFDRLTNRYYPLANTPGSANSNDYDGYTYDPNGNVVTIRRRSGGTITQTWDNLNRLTARTYPSSANNVQFGYDLRGLRTASQYANGSYAVSYAWDNAGRLLNTTAGGRTLNFQYDAAGNRTQTTWPDGFNTTTSYDALNRPSVIKENGSTALATYTYDDLSRATTLTFANGTSIQRGYDNQGGLATLTNALTAPGDQVQFVYARNQILDVTSVTPSNLAYQWSGGTTGSQSYTADGLNRYTTAAGGSVGYDNNGNVASYSGWSYGYDLDNRLVSGTTGLFSTVSLAYDAEGRLRQTVEPNGLGSLTTNMLYDDTKLVAEYDSSGNILRRYVHGSGADNPLVWYEGSGTTNKNWFYTDQLGSVVATANTSGAKTAIYTYGPFGEPNATSGTRFRYTGQQLIGSLGLYYYKARFYSPGLGRFFQTDPVGSRDDQNLYAYVGNNPVNRSDPDGLTGTIVGTDSFQLAGSYIWGHGDRHVSDPDAARAEIGAHLPPIGDVGGPFWGVTPNYIYRVFPLPSGDVNIGTYFYRPSGIPY
- a CDS encoding IS3 family transposase (programmed frameshift) — protein: MKKSKFTDSQIMEALKRAEAGVAVPEICRELGVSTATFYNWRSKYGGMDVSLMAKMKELEAENARLRKMYVEEKIKAEIVAEALAKKGLRPSTRREMAREAVASRGVSIRLACEAFGISQTCYRYERQRNAENEQIADWLLRLTDNHRNWGFGLCFLYLRNVKGFGWNHKRVYRIYRELELNLRIKPRKRLVRQAPEPLIVPASVNAVWSMDFMHDQLKDGRSIRLFNVIDDFNREALGIEIDFSLPSARVIRSLEQIIGWRGKPMALRCDNGPEYLSDAITQWATRQGISLNYIQPGKPQQNAYVERFNRTVRYEWLSQYYWDDLAHVQHFATEWMWQYNHERPNMGLGGVTPKQRLMAAA